TGGCAGCAAGCCCTTCAAGAACATCAGGATTGGAGTCTACAGGAGTTTATCGTTGTGGTTGAAGTGTTTGGGGAGTCTGTCGGGTATTGACATGATAGCAGACGACATTCTGGCAAACATCATCACGGATGTGACCCCAGAGAAGGAGCAGGTACTCTTGACGATTCAGAAAACCCAGAATATGTCCAAAAAGGCCCTCAAGAAGTTCAAGGACAGCCAGTACGATAGTCCAGCTCTTGGATCTGGCCCTAAAGTCGTGAAGAATCCACTGACAAACGGAGAATTGTGTAGAGAAGCTCTCGTTACTCTGCAGAATATTTTGTATAATTCAGGAGTCTCGTTGGAGCCAGTGATGCACAGGGctcttcaaaaaattgtggTCCCTCTGCTCCTGGATGTTTACCTAGAGAAAGACGAGCAGAGCCTCTATTCGACGGACGTCGAGTGTAGACTTCATTTATTGAGAGCCCTCAGGGCTATCCAGATGAATCCTAATCCACTGACACCACCTCCGACCCAGTTTTCCATCCAGATCTTCCAGCTGGCGATCAATGATGACAATGAAGAGGTCATGAATGAAGCTAGAGTGGCTCTTGCTGAGCTGGAGAAGATTGTCCACCCCAGTGCGGATACTCTCGACTTTCCTCCCCTCCAGGATCACGAAGACACCTTTCAGGATGTCGATTCCATCATTGGGACCTTTAAAGACACCGATGCTCTTGACAAAATACGAGATATTGCGAAGCGAATTAATGATTCCAGAAATGATCATCTCCAGTCCGGGACTGGTGAGTCTTCAAATCAGGAGCATGATAAGGAGCGAAATGAGGAAGTGATGACGAATGGCACGGGGAGGAAACGAGATAATAGTTTTGATGAAATTGAAGTGATAGGGGATGAGGTCCAGGACAATGATATCGAGGTGATTGACGCCAGTCGGCATCAGCCTCCAAAGAAGCAGAGGAAGATTCAAATTGTCGAGGATATCTGCATTCCACCCCGCGGAAAGGGCCACGACAGTCCTATGAAGAGTCCCTCCATCGAGGAAATCCGCCAGGACGTGCCTGAACGATACTCCCAGGACAGTTATGACAGCAATCGAGGAGAGAGCGCCTACTTCACGATCAAGGATGCTCAGAGGGTCTCGGGTAACACCTCTACGAGTTCAGATCCACCTCTTGAGATCATCAAGGAGGTCAGTCTCTCCAAGGAAATTAGTATAATTGAGAGTGAAACTAAATCAGGAAGTAAGGACGATGGGTCTGATGACGAGGTTATCCTCAGTATGTTTTGCGATCAAATAAAAGAttagtttttaaaataatgagttTTATATTCTAATTTAttactgaaaaatcaaaagttCATGGGGATTACAACGTTTAGAATGGTCTTATCTAAAAATAGCCGAAAAGAGGGATTTTTGGAACTTTGGGGATTTTTGGAACAGCTACAGGCGGAAATCCTCCAGGAACTACCTTCCCTCCCACATTTCCTAGCGCATCAatcggtttttttattttatcgacaCTCGGAGACActaaatcaacaattttcccaGTTTCCTTGCCAATTTTCTTGACAGTTTCAGACGTGACCCTGAGTACGTCACAACTCGGTGACACAAGTTTCTCTGCATCTCCAGTCCATAAACTCATTTCGCACAATCTAAAGTTGTTCATAAGTCTTATCTCATCAGTTATACTGATGTAGGAGTTATCGTTACTGGAGAATGACGGAAGAACTCCATTAGGTCCATCCCCCCCAGGTTGTCCTGTCCTAGCAAACTGTGAAATGACTTCTGTGAAGGTGTCAGTGACTCCCTGGTCTTTCTCCGAGAATGGTACCGATGGTAGTTGTTCTCCGAAGATGTCATTCTGCCCAAAAATAAATCCCAGATCGTCTCCGTGGCCTGTCGACCCCAGTGACGGGTCCTTGGCGTCCACCAGAGGAAGTCCAGCCAAAAAGTCCTTTCCGTGAGAGTGTGTGCTGTTGTAATCGAAGCTGTAGAAATAAGCATTCGCTTTTTTGCTCCAGTAGTTGAGGGTTAGAAGGGCGGGGGCATTGAATATTGCGTCGGTGACGGCTTCGGCAACTTTCGTCAGACTCTCCCGTAGACTCCCACCCTCGGGGATCTTCAAGTACTCGCTGAAAGCGTTGGGAATGAACTGCCTTGAGCCGTTACCAAAAAATGGAATTGTGTTCTGAAGAGATGGAACCAATTCTCTAGTCAAAAAGTCTGGGACTGACTTCAGTTTATTATCAACTTCGCTCCTGTAGCCGCCGGCGATGGATCCTCCAGTTTCGTCTTTGACGACTCCAGTCAGAAGAGGAATTTTCGGGAAGTTCCCGAGACTTAAGACGCTTTCGGGTGTGTCAGTCATTAAATTTGGAAGTGCcctttgaaaaagaaaaagggatggggtgaattattgaaaaataatggcCTCCAGAGACCAATGAATAATAACTTATGAACTTTAattagattaattaattgagctTTCTGAGTCGGACCGCGAGAGGATTTTTCGTGGTACCTTTCGTCATCCCTTCCTTCCACCACAGGTCCAGCTGCCAAAAGCGCGGATATCTCCGAAATGAAGCCATCAGCCACCATTCGAATGTGCGATAGTTTCGCATCcactgaaattaatttttctaccgGTAATTCCTGAAGACATCGTACCATCTCGGTTACATTCTCACTAGGACATCCATGAGAAGAAGCTATGAACTTTGTCGTTTGCATGGGGTCTCTATCAAAAACGAAATTGGATAGAAGAGTTCCAGACATTGCAATCAGTCCACTGAAATGATCTAGAGGATaagaattatcattttttcgaaTCAGGAATCGGGtagaatattaatttatgtGACAATTGTACAGCTCTATTATCAATTTAAATTGCGTAATTTCATTCGTCTCCTCAAAGTCACCGTAAAAATTTATGCCAaaatttttgagggaaaatttgttaataaaaagGCTAGATTTCAGAGACTCACTTTTAGTCAAGGACGACAGAGAAAGCATCAGGGCGGAACTAGCCCCAGTGCCTTGTCCAAAGGCGACAATTCTCTCCGGATTTCCCCCGAAATATCCAATATATTTCTTCACCCAATTGACAGCGAGAGTCATGTCAAACATTCCGTTATTTCCTGGTAAATCTCGAGTCCCTGTACTCAGGAATCCTAGCGACCCGAGTCGGTACTGGATGGAGACAACGACCATGTGTTTCTTGATTAAATTCCTCATCTCGTATTGACAGGCTGCACCAATGCGAAATCCTCCTCCGTGGATCCATATGAGGACGGGATAGCCGTCCCCAGAGTCCGGAAGTGCTGGGGTGAAGACATTCAGGAATAGGCAATCCTCGGAACCCACAACTTTTCCTTTGTGGAGCTGGGGGCACGGTGGACCCCAGGCCGTTGCGTTGTACTCGCCGTTCAAATGCACAGCTCTTGGTCGCTGGATCAGGTATTTCAAGGCAATTAGTTGCAAGAGGAGTGCAGGCAGACCTCCCTAGGctaattaacaatttgtttCGTTGTTTTGGAAATTGGGAAAGTACCACAGGATGTGGTCAAAATCCTGAGATTCTGCTCCGCATGAGCAGCCCGGGTGATTTATAATTCCAACCCGGGGTAGTGATGCTCCTACATTGTAGTTTGCTCTAATACGATTGACACTGACAATATATTATCTGGGTAATTTACATTGCTTGGTAACCTGTCCCTGTCTGGAGAGATCCCGAGGAATTCTGTGGCCATTTgaactaaaaatatatttttttatctgccATGCTGATTGGCCAGCTAATTAACAGGATGTAACATGATAATAAAAACTGTTCAAGCCATTTCAAAAGAGATAAAAGAGTCCTAAAATAAAACTGCAATTATCTTCCAAATAATCATCACAAACGAGACGTGGGGTTTTTCTCCAGTGGTATCTTaactattaaataaattatcgggTTGTTGATTGATTTGTTGGTTTGTTGAGTATCACAGTTCAATAGACATTTCTCATTTAAAAactcttgacatttttttttgctgactaaaaatttctatcacaTAGTTAAGTCATGATTACAGTAATATTGTCAGCTCCAGTCGTTAAAAACATTCATCTCAATTAACTATGGGACACTAATTACCTGAAATCGACTGCGCCCAACAGGCGGTTCGCCGAATCTGATCCCTTTGAAGACGTAAAATCCTTTGTCAGGATCACGAGAACCGTAAATTCTTGCGTCGCGATCGTCTCTATTCACAAAAACCACCGGATCATCCTCTGGGGGTTTGGCGGCGTGATTTCCCCCCACGATTCGTTTGACTCTACTCGAACACTCGAAAGGACTAATTAAGACGAATAAAATGACGAGAGCGAGGAAACGTCTCTCCACGACGAGTTCCATTATTCGAATGCAAAAATCTTTTTGCTACTGCCCTCCACGTCAAACATTTCGATAAGAATTAAAGAATAGGAGGGATACATCAGTGCAAATGTCTCCCTCAACTAAGTTTATTCCTGACTACAGcgtgaaataaattcaatttttattctcaattgtTCATCAACTTAATTTACAGCACagtgataataataaatatatgtaCACTGTatggatttttattctcacaGCAATGATCTTATGATATTTATAATTGTTACAAATTTAACTAGACTGGCAGAGCTTTCacgattgaattaattaattttctatagCCTGCTGCCTGAACATCATGATtttgaattgttttatttaaaaaataaggatAATTGTCTCATGTGGCGTCGTCACACTTTCGTCCTTTCGGTTTGTATTGGCTTACTGACGAGTTTATGTCGTTTTCACAGTTTGAGTAGGCCATACCTAGGCCGAAGCCAGCCCCTGTTATAATGGGCCACCTCTCTGTAAAGAAAATGCATAAATATTGTATATGTAGATGTTCGTAATTAAATTATG
This genomic interval from Diachasmimorpha longicaudata isolate KC_UGA_2023 chromosome 4, iyDiaLong2, whole genome shotgun sequence contains the following:
- the LOC135161517 gene encoding proline-, glutamic acid- and leucine-rich protein 1-like; the encoded protein is MSKILNLYKSLDQTSDQCIEFIENLLSVSSDVPLTSEEVTTLQNSIISIINSRLNQSGTRQEGLTILLRILPRCSREILSKHAPLWVGKAAQVLENPQNTSKAIDISCKVLSKLVISCKDIPELQKQISMQNVKQLIATISNMEDDKKTGGVFYIIATLLYHYREPCERLQSTIQELIIPLIDSKHRNLVQAGANCFTLLAKATERSFKPPGEFPDYTCIAHQQALISHNLHTILDELFTGVIELNTTDTWGSLDLPNLSQGNVVEYYQNVERRFQNLCVYLATTLRGCSGKNSVSCKTIIKLLCRGLAVTPDSLSSDDSFKKEILYLMLPKMQMSLLNVLNAFINGFRGELVPFALTILQLYGQTLKWTGKVDEVSEKTMSGSKPFKNIRIGVYRSLSLWLKCLGSLSGIDMIADDILANIITDVTPEKEQVLLTIQKTQNMSKKALKKFKDSQYDSPALGSGPKVVKNPLTNGELCREALVTLQNILYNSGVSLEPVMHRALQKIVVPLLLDVYLEKDEQSLYSTDVECRLHLLRALRAIQMNPNPLTPPPTQFSIQIFQLAINDDNEEVMNEARVALAELEKIVHPSADTLDFPPLQDHEDTFQDVDSIIGTFKDTDALDKIRDIAKRINDSRNDHLQSGTGESSNQEHDKERNEEVMTNGTGRKRDNSFDEIEVIGDEVQDNDIEVIDASRHQPPKKQRKIQIVEDICIPPRGKGHDSPMKSPSIEEIRQDVPERYSQDSYDSNRGESAYFTIKDAQRVSGNTSTSSDPPLEIIKEVSLSKEISIIESETKSGSKDDGSDDEVILSMFCDQIKD
- the LOC135161518 gene encoding pyrethroid hydrolase Ces2a-like, whose translation is MELVVERRFLALVILFVLISPFECSSRVKRIVGGNHAAKPPEDDPVVFVNRDDRDARIYGSRDPDKGFYVFKGIRFGEPPVGRSRFQRPRAVHLNGEYNATAWGPPCPQLHKGKVVGSEDCLFLNVFTPALPDSGDGYPVLIWIHGGGFRIGAACQYEMRNLIKKHMVVVSIQYRLGSLGFLSTGTRDLPGNNGMFDMTLAVNWVKKYIGYFGGNPERIVAFGQGTGASSALMLSLSSLTKNHFSGLIAMSGTLLSNFVFDRDPMQTTKFIASSHGCPSENVTEMVRCLQELPVEKLISVDAKLSHIRMVADGFISEISALLAAGPVVEGRDDERALPNLMTDTPESVLSLGNFPKIPLLTGVVKDETGGSIAGGYRSEVDNKLKSVPDFLTRELVPSLQNTIPFFGNGSRQFIPNAFSEYLKIPEGGSLRESLTKVAEAVTDAIFNAPALLTLNYWSKKANAYFYSFDYNSTHSHGKDFLAGLPLVDAKDPSLGSTGHGDDLGFIFGQNDIFGEQLPSVPFSEKDQGVTDTFTEVISQFARTGQPGGDGPNGVLPSFSSNDNSYISITDEIRLMNNFRLCEMSLWTGDAEKLVSPSCDVLRVTSETVKKIGKETGKIVDLVSPSVDKIKKPIDALGNVGGKVVPGGFPPVAVPKIPKVPKIPLFGYF
- the LOC135161524 gene encoding MICOS complex subunit MIC10-like; protein product: MAGTLAEDEIGRKWDRCFADAVIKFGGGIVIGSVVSLLFFRKRWPIITGAGFGLGMAYSNCENDINSSVSQYKPKGRKCDDAT